One Armatimonadota bacterium genomic window carries:
- a CDS encoding Bacterial alpha-L-rhamnosidase: MLLTVVVSSMLMKSVSVLNLRCEYQTSPSLVDVARPRLAWQLQSAERGLRQTAYQILVASSAEALKKGKGDLWDSGKVKSDESIQVPYAGASVGDNKSAFWKVRVWDQNGSSSDWSSPAEWRTGLTSWKADWIERPVKQTFAPVDPFDDDPAPLLRKSFRIERPVASAMLFISGLGYFEPRLNGEKVGDHQLDPGWTDFSKRVSYSMFDVSKQLRQGENVLGAMLGNGWFNPLPLKMWGHLNLREHLTIGNPRLIAQLEIRYKDGSTETVASNGSWRASDGPIIRNSVYLGEVYDARAEQDGWDGPGFDDSSWGHAKVVADANKTILSLQQTPPIRITKTLKPVRITEPKPGTYIVDFGQNFAGWTKMRVKGPAGTRIRLRSGELLYDDGTLNGMTSVAGQAKGGGKDYVYPGKGEPKTAFQIDEYVCRGEGVETFQPRFTFHGFRYVEVTGYPGKPALADFEGERLNSDVEKIGSFECSNPMFNRIQTMVEWTLLSNIFSVESDCPHREKFGYGGDQVAVSETAMYTFDMARFYANTIGLLAESRRDNGGFTETAPYVGIADEGLGGQSGPVGWGSAYVYLIHELNRYYSSGKSSDEAQSLIVEWMNFLGGKSQNGILDNGIGDHESIAPKSRALTGTAFLNANIAWLDFDTFRTGYPSPDINGRDRMKRIFNNHFLDSERGKYDIGTQCCQAMPLALGLVPEDMKSKVLDVLLKDIKAHDDHLTTGIFGTKYLFEALSDNGHDDVAYRIANQKTFPGWGYMLEKGATTLWEHWDYSDNTFSHNHPMFGSVSEWFYRSLLGIRPAAPGFKKILIRPSVVGDLTYAKGHHDCPYGRIAVSWHRKGSALTLDVDVPGNTVATVIMPGQDAKTSDQTGVHVGSDGVFEVGSGRYQFTSTLK, encoded by the coding sequence ATGTTACTCACCGTCGTTGTCTCGTCGATGCTCATGAAGTCCGTCTCCGTCCTCAACCTGCGATGCGAGTACCAAACGAGCCCAAGCTTGGTCGATGTTGCTCGTCCTCGCCTTGCCTGGCAGTTGCAGTCGGCCGAGCGAGGACTTCGGCAGACCGCCTATCAGATCTTGGTTGCTTCATCGGCAGAGGCTCTGAAGAAGGGCAAAGGCGATCTGTGGGACAGCGGAAAGGTTAAGTCGGACGAGTCGATTCAGGTTCCTTATGCAGGGGCGTCAGTCGGGGACAACAAGTCAGCTTTTTGGAAAGTTCGCGTTTGGGATCAGAATGGGTCTTCGAGCGATTGGAGCTCGCCCGCTGAATGGCGAACCGGCTTGACTTCTTGGAAGGCGGACTGGATCGAGCGTCCCGTAAAGCAGACCTTTGCGCCGGTCGATCCCTTCGACGACGATCCGGCTCCGCTATTGCGAAAATCGTTTCGGATTGAGAGGCCGGTTGCATCGGCTATGCTGTTTATTAGTGGGCTAGGGTACTTCGAGCCCCGTCTGAACGGGGAAAAGGTTGGCGATCACCAGTTAGATCCGGGCTGGACGGACTTTTCGAAGCGGGTTTCTTACTCGATGTTCGATGTTTCGAAGCAGTTGCGGCAAGGTGAAAATGTCCTTGGAGCGATGCTGGGAAACGGGTGGTTCAACCCGTTGCCGCTGAAGATGTGGGGGCATTTGAATCTGCGTGAGCACCTCACGATTGGCAATCCGCGCTTGATCGCTCAGCTTGAGATTCGATACAAGGACGGCTCGACCGAGACGGTGGCGAGCAATGGTTCTTGGCGAGCGAGCGATGGGCCGATCATTCGCAACAGCGTCTATCTCGGCGAGGTTTATGATGCTCGCGCCGAGCAGGATGGATGGGATGGGCCGGGATTCGACGATTCGTCCTGGGGGCACGCAAAGGTTGTGGCCGACGCTAACAAAACGATTTTGAGCTTGCAGCAGACGCCTCCAATCCGGATCACGAAGACGCTCAAACCTGTGCGAATCACCGAGCCGAAGCCGGGAACCTACATTGTCGACTTTGGTCAGAACTTCGCTGGGTGGACGAAGATGAGGGTGAAAGGTCCGGCGGGGACGCGAATTCGGTTGCGGAGCGGCGAACTGCTTTACGACGATGGAACGCTGAACGGAATGACCAGCGTGGCCGGTCAGGCGAAGGGCGGCGGGAAAGATTATGTCTATCCCGGGAAGGGCGAGCCTAAGACTGCTTTTCAGATCGACGAATATGTTTGCAGAGGCGAGGGGGTCGAGACTTTTCAACCTCGATTTACCTTCCACGGCTTTCGCTATGTCGAGGTCACTGGCTACCCAGGCAAGCCGGCATTGGCCGACTTTGAAGGCGAACGACTGAATTCGGATGTGGAGAAGATCGGCTCGTTCGAATGCTCGAACCCGATGTTCAACCGAATTCAGACGATGGTGGAATGGACGCTTTTGAGCAACATTTTTAGTGTCGAGTCGGATTGTCCGCATCGCGAGAAGTTTGGCTACGGCGGAGACCAGGTTGCGGTCAGTGAGACGGCGATGTACACGTTCGATATGGCGCGCTTTTACGCGAATACGATCGGACTCCTGGCCGAATCTCGGCGAGATAATGGTGGATTCACCGAAACTGCTCCGTATGTCGGTATCGCCGACGAAGGGCTGGGTGGACAGAGTGGCCCAGTAGGGTGGGGATCGGCCTACGTTTACCTAATTCATGAATTGAATCGATATTACAGCTCAGGCAAAAGTAGTGATGAAGCTCAATCTCTGATCGTGGAGTGGATGAATTTTCTTGGAGGTAAGTCCCAAAATGGGATTCTCGACAATGGAATTGGTGATCACGAAAGTATTGCACCGAAATCGCGAGCCTTGACTGGAACCGCCTTTTTAAACGCAAATATTGCATGGCTTGACTTCGACACCTTTAGAACCGGATACCCAAGTCCTGATATCAACGGCCGCGACAGGATGAAGCGCATCTTCAACAACCACTTTCTCGACAGCGAGAGAGGCAAATACGACATCGGTACGCAATGTTGCCAAGCCATGCCGCTGGCCCTTGGCCTCGTTCCCGAGGATATGAAGTCTAAGGTGCTCGACGTCCTCCTCAAGGACATCAAAGCCCACGATGATCACCTCACCACGGGTATTTTCGGCACCAAGTACTTGTTCGAAGCGCTGAGCGACAACGGCCACGACGACGTTGCTTACCGCATCGCCAACCAAAAAACGTTTCCCGGCTGGGGCTATATGTTGGAGAAAGGCGCGACCACGCTTTGGGAGCATTGGGACTACAGCGACAACACGTTTTCTCACAACCATCCGATGTTTGGCTCGGTCAGCGAATGGTTCTACCGTTCGCTTCTTGGAATCCGTCCAGCGGCGCCGGGCTTCAAGAAGATTCTGATCCGGCCTTCGGTTGTCGGCGATCTGACCTATGCAAAAGGGCATCACGACTGCCCTTATGGACGAATTGCGGTCTCGTGGCATCGAAAGGGAAGTGCCTTGACGCTAGACGTGGATGTTCCGGGGAATACGGTTGCGACGGTGATCATGCCGGGCCAGGATGCGAAGACCAGTGACCAAACTGGAGTTCATGTCGGGAGCGACGGCGTGTTCGAGGTTGGATCGGGCCGATATCAGTTCACGTCGACATTGAAATGA